The uncultured Carboxylicivirga sp. genomic interval ATCGCGTGGTTTAAAAGAGGCTGATATGGTTACTATTGTTGATTTTATCGACGAAGTAATTTCAAATATCGACAACGACGAAGTAATTGCCGGTGTATGTAAAAAAGTAAATGCGCTGATGGCTGACAAGCCAATGTTTGCTTGGTAATTTTAAGCTGATAGCTATTAGAAGTTAAAACACTTCGCTTTTAGTTGTTAGAATTTACAATATTAAAGAACGGTTCTTTATAGCCATTATGGCAATAGAGAACCGTTCTTTTTTTTATACCAACAATAAAATTTGATTTTAATCATTATACATAAAGTATTACGATTACTAATTTTATAAACCTAATCGATGCAAAAAACAACCATTATTATTTTAGCCCTTTTACTTAATAACGTAGTTAATGCGCAGGATTACGAATTATTAGATTCGACAAAATACATTGCACAATACACCTACACAGTGCAACGAGATGCCCAGAACACAGATGACAAAACTACTTATACCATGTTACTGTATTTGGGCGATAAAGTGAGTAAATTTGAACACATGCAAGCCTACATCCGCGATTCGCTTCGCAATAAGGCTAAAACAGCAGCCAACCAATATACCGCTTACATGGATATGTTTGAGAAATCGGCTAGTAGCGAAACTGCCGGATACTTAGCTTCTTTTCGAATTATCAAACACTTGAATAGCAACCATCTGTTCTTAAGCGAAAAGATAGTATTCTGTCGCCAGAATATTAAGGTGATGGAAGAGCCTGTTTTTAACTGGCAAT includes:
- a CDS encoding GLPGLI family protein, with amino-acid sequence MQKTTIIILALLLNNVVNAQDYELLDSTKYIAQYTYTVQRDAQNTDDKTTYTMLLYLGDKVSKFEHMQAYIRDSLRNKAKTAANQYTAYMDMFEKSASSETAGYLASFRIIKHLNSNHLFLSEKIVFCRQNIKVMEEPVFNWQLINSSPEVLQGYTCNKASLLFKGRTYTAWYTPEIPISDGPYKFKGLPGLIVKIEDTQHQHCFVLNKFTKTAYHIPIYTQAQNYTSVTMTEYYKIKRTDNAKMIELFNNPEKFQTNADMGEVISKINKRNNFIEKL